Proteins from a single region of Apium graveolens cultivar Ventura chromosome 7, ASM990537v1, whole genome shotgun sequence:
- the LOC141674148 gene encoding protein FAR1-RELATED SEQUENCE 3-like → MRSVLQSSLEMHASEIYTKEMFKRFQKELMKSTCYIVNSVKNNGTYMSKLYLVEKATLSKNCKRKYRVTVFMYEKIECSCKKFEHSGMICKHMIRYLDKKQKIKIPESLIMGRWTMNDNKIAGPLPYAPLAIGNDGASQPLRYGALCKSFQDLATSDSCSISRYKYLMGVFDIEKRYLKDAFADEDRSERTHEAKTQEDYQHDPIFDPPTSKTKGRKKIKRFKSGIETATSKIKIKPRKCNYCGEIGAEHDARNCPLREEHDRRNF, encoded by the coding sequence ATGAGATCAGTTTTGCAATCGTCCTTGGAAATGCATGCATCCGAAATCTACACGAAAGAAATGTTCAAACGTTTTCAAAAGGAGCTTATGAAAAGTACATGTTACATCGTGAACAGTGTCAAAAACAATGGAACTTATATGTCGAAACTGTATTTGGTTGAGAAGGCTACCCTGTCGAAGAATTGCAAAAGAAAATATCGAGTGACGGTTTTCATGTACGAAAAAATTGAATGCTCGTGTAAGAAGTTTGAACATTCCGGGATGATTTGCAAACACATGATCCGTTATCTTGacaaaaaacaaaaaatcaaGATACCAGAAAGTCTCATCATGGGTAGGTGGACAATGAACGACAACAAAATTGCGGGGCCTCTTCCATATGCTCCTCTCGCTATTGGTAATGATGGTGCGTCACAACCATTAAGGTATGGTGCATTGTGCAAATCTTTTCAAGATTTAGCTACTTCCGATAGTTGTTCCATTTCACGGTATAAATACTTAATGGGTGTGTTTGATATAGAGAAGAGATACTTGAAAGATGCTTTTGCGGATGAAGACCGTAGCGAAAGAACCCATGAGGCGAAAACTCAAGAGGACTACCAACATGATCCAATATTCGATCCTCCAACGTCGAAAACTAAAGGaaggaaaaaaataaaaagattTAAAAGTGGAATTGAGACGGCAACTTCAAAGATCAAGATCAAGCCTCGCAAGTGCAATTATTGTGGGGAGATCGGAGCAGAACATGATGCAAGAAACTGTCCCCTAAGGGAGGAGCATGATCGAAGAAATTTTTAG